Proteins encoded together in one Monomorium pharaonis isolate MP-MQ-018 chromosome 8, ASM1337386v2, whole genome shotgun sequence window:
- the LOC118646857 gene encoding uncharacterized protein LOC118646857: MNYYVPIQQNDGCDKSTLSQPRYTPRILGRRFALTATAYKYLDIGVSVGREPFVEMILGDNKSNQIQLSRDTWVIMIEKRMDIERLLQTTTATSLWINDLFIELVKLRNEIVIKFTLNNKALYMKPLTVQFLLNLEDVINNVYFKLWDDMHVVKEKYNRFVNCLQRNNINNKCDAVKLLDEICVKTSLIDCELMVYASDNIVYDALNNK, from the exons atgaactattacgttccgatccAACAGAATGACGGGTGCGATAAATC aacatTATCGCAGCCACGCTATACTCCTCGCATCCTGGGAAGGCGATTTGCTTTAACCGCCACTGCctacaaatatttggatatcGGAGTCAGTGTGGGACGTGAACCTTTTGTGGAGATGATTCTTGGCGACAACAAAAGCAATCAGATACAGCTGTCACGTGATACCTGGGTAATAATGATTGAGAAACGCATGGATATCGAGCGACTCCTGCAGACAACCACCGCTACATCGTTGTGGATTAATGATCTTTTCATCGAACTCGTCAAATTACGTAATgaaattgtcataaaatttacattaaataacaaagcTTTGTATATGAAACCATTAactgtgcaatttttattaaatcttgaagatgttatcaataatgtctactttaagTTGTGGGATGATATGCAcgtagtaaaagaaaaatataatcgatttGTAAATTGCTTGCAgcgaaataacattaataataagtgCGATGCTGTAAAGCTATTAgatgaaatatgtgtaaaaaccTCGCTCATAGATTGCGAACTGATGGTTTATGCAtcagacaatattgtatatgatgctttgaataataaataa